The nucleotide window TCACGGCTCTTCCTCAAGACTGTCGAAATAGGTCGAGATGCCCCGCGCAATGGCCTCCGCCGTGCGGTCGCGCCAATCGGACTGCATCAGATTGGCAATGTCGCTGGCATTGGACAGAAAACCGAGTTCCACCAGCACCGATGGCACGTCGGGGGCCTGGAGCACAAAAAAGTCCGCTTGCCGCACTGGAAAGCGTCTGAGCGCCACGCTCGGCTCGAGCTGGTGCACGATGGCCTCGGCCGCCATGAAGGACTGCACCCGCATTTCGCGCCGCATCAGGTCGAGCAGAATGTCCACCACTTCGGGCGCCATTGTCTGTGGCATGGCAAAGCCGGCAATGACATCGGTGGCATTCTCATTGTCCGCCAGAACCTTGTCGAGCACATCGGTGGCGTTTTCATCGCGGGTATAGACGCTGGCCCCGCGGATTTCGGGCTGCTGGAAACTATCCGCGTGGATGGAAATGAACAGATCCGCCTTGTTGGTGCGCGCCAGATCGACTCTCTCCTCTAGCCGCAGATAGGAATCGTCCTCCCGCGTCAAGGCAACGTCGAAACGTCCTGACTCGACCAGCAGGTT belongs to Devosia sp. XK-2 and includes:
- a CDS encoding N-acetylmuramoyl-L-alanine amidase, with protein sequence MIDARVTIAPERARLVVDLADRTEFSFVSLDDPQRLAVDVRAGTFSVPEPEGEPGEEGLVSRYVIEQAAADRVRTTLTLAGPAQVQQAYVLDAFEDQPARLVVDIIPATAEEFAANVERDRAASEAISPAVSTPAGGSELPIASRPLVVIDPGHGGIDSGAETTNGVKEKDIVLAFALALQNLLVESGRFDVALTREDDSYLRLEERVDLARTNKADLFISIHADSFQQPEIRGASVYTRDENATDVLDKVLADNENATDVIAGFAMPQTMAPEVVDILLDLMRREMRVQSFMAAEAIVHQLEPSVALRRFPVRQADFFVLQAPDVPSVLVELGFLSNASDIANLMQSDWRDRTAEAIARGISTYFDSLEEEP